One Pseudoalteromonas sp. NC201 DNA segment encodes these proteins:
- the cas7e gene encoding type I-E CRISPR-associated protein Cas7/Cse4/CasC, with translation MSKFIQIHTLTSYAPANLNREETGRPKTAKFGGFERLRVSSQSSKRNWRVSDVFQTSLAEHIGTRTKKLGVEVFNYLTEKEVKEEDARAWAIVIAGVFGKGKKDALEIEQLAHISPSEKAAVFALADQLAAENRGPQKDELQLLKAENQAADIALFGRMLASSPEFNVEAACQVAHAISVENVTVESDYFTAVDDLNAGKGDQGAAHIGDSGFASAVLYNYICIDKEQLVDNLSGDLELANKTIASLLECIAKISPKGKQNSFASHAYASYILVEKGEQQPRSLASAFVSPVKALDESENVTQIAVQRLESQIENFDSVYEPCADSRQSINVLTGEGNFKSLQAFAAD, from the coding sequence ATGAGCAAATTTATTCAGATCCACACTCTTACATCATACGCACCTGCAAATCTGAACAGGGAAGAAACCGGTAGACCGAAAACAGCCAAGTTTGGTGGCTTTGAAAGGCTGAGAGTCAGTTCGCAAAGTTCAAAGCGCAATTGGCGGGTGAGTGACGTATTTCAAACGAGCTTAGCTGAACACATTGGTACCCGAACTAAAAAGTTGGGCGTTGAGGTTTTTAACTACCTAACCGAAAAAGAAGTAAAAGAGGAAGACGCCAGAGCTTGGGCAATTGTGATCGCGGGAGTTTTTGGCAAAGGTAAAAAAGACGCGCTGGAGATTGAGCAGTTAGCGCACATTAGCCCCAGTGAAAAAGCAGCGGTATTTGCTCTGGCAGATCAGCTAGCAGCTGAAAATCGCGGGCCGCAAAAAGATGAGTTGCAACTACTTAAAGCAGAAAACCAAGCCGCAGATATAGCCTTATTTGGCCGCATGTTGGCATCGAGCCCAGAGTTTAACGTTGAAGCGGCGTGTCAGGTTGCGCACGCAATCAGTGTTGAAAATGTCACCGTAGAAAGTGACTACTTTACCGCGGTGGACGACCTCAACGCAGGAAAAGGAGATCAAGGTGCTGCGCATATTGGTGACAGCGGTTTTGCTTCTGCGGTGTTGTACAACTATATCTGCATTGATAAAGAGCAGCTGGTAGATAACCTTTCTGGTGATTTAGAGCTTGCCAACAAAACCATCGCCTCATTGCTGGAGTGCATCGCGAAAATCTCGCCAAAAGGCAAACAAAATAGTTTTGCATCTCATGCTTATGCCTCTTACATTCTGGTAGAAAAAGGGGAACAGCAGCCTCGTTCACTTGCAAGTGCTTTTGTAAGCCCTGTAAAGGCCCTTGACGAGAGTGAGAACGTGACGCAAATCGCTGTTCAGCGTTTAGAAAGCCAAATCGAGAACTTTGATTCTGTTTATGAGCCTTGTGCAGATAGTCGTCAGTCTATCAATGTATTAACCGGTGAAGGCAACTTTAAGTCTTTGCAGGCTTTTGCTGCTGATTAA
- the cas2e gene encoding type I-E CRISPR-associated endoribonuclease Cas2e: MSMCMVVTEAVPPRLRGRLAVWLLEIRAGVYVGDVSKRIREMIWFQVSELAEDGNAVMAWATNTESGFDFITYGENARMPVDFQGLRLVKYTPRANDNPGAD, from the coding sequence ATGAGTATGTGCATGGTTGTTACTGAGGCGGTGCCACCGAGGTTAAGAGGTCGTCTGGCGGTGTGGCTGCTGGAGATCCGCGCCGGTGTGTATGTAGGTGATGTGAGCAAGCGCATTCGTGAAATGATCTGGTTTCAGGTCAGTGAGCTGGCGGAAGACGGCAATGCGGTTATGGCTTGGGCAACTAATACCGAGTCGGGTTTTGATTTTATCACTTACGGCGAAAACGCCAGAATGCCTGTCGATTTTCAGGGCCTGAGATTGGTGAAGTATACGCCCAGAGCAAATGATAATCCGGGAGCTGATTAG
- the cas5e gene encoding type I-E CRISPR-associated protein Cas5/CasD, translating into MKTSNYLVIRLYGPLASWGDAAVGGDRPTNIRPTRGALLGLVAAALGIKREDKADLNTLNEALSCHVKQYNAGSLLRDFHTAQVPSEDKKVRLYTRRDELVKSKKVNTVLSNRDYRESGLWVVALESSSSTYSLEVIRAALLRPKYMLYLGRKSCPLAAPLCPTLVENVSLKAALDHEFPPILGTEQADSIWLKPDKTVSYYWQGDRADLIAEQTERVHTQSVRDNPIDRKEWLFDLRTEHQLVVEYQR; encoded by the coding sequence ATGAAAACCAGTAATTATTTGGTGATCAGACTATACGGGCCTTTAGCCAGTTGGGGAGACGCGGCTGTGGGCGGCGACCGACCCACCAATATTCGCCCGACACGAGGCGCATTGCTTGGTTTGGTTGCTGCTGCGCTTGGCATTAAGCGTGAAGATAAAGCCGACTTAAATACGTTAAACGAAGCGTTAAGCTGCCATGTTAAACAGTACAATGCGGGTAGCTTGCTCAGAGACTTTCATACAGCGCAAGTACCGAGTGAAGATAAAAAAGTGCGGCTATACACTCGGCGTGACGAACTGGTTAAGTCGAAAAAGGTAAACACCGTACTGTCAAACCGTGATTACCGGGAAAGCGGGCTGTGGGTTGTTGCGCTAGAATCGAGCTCTTCAACGTACTCGTTAGAGGTGATCCGCGCTGCATTGTTACGGCCTAAATATATGTTGTACTTGGGACGTAAATCTTGCCCATTAGCAGCACCGCTGTGCCCGACCTTGGTTGAAAACGTATCGCTAAAAGCGGCATTAGATCATGAGTTCCCACCGATACTAGGTACTGAGCAGGCCGATTCAATTTGGCTTAAACCGGATAAAACCGTGAGTTACTACTGGCAGGGTGACAGGGCAGATCTCATCGCTGAGCAGACAGAGCGAGTTCATACTCAGAGTGTACGGGATAATCCGATAGACAGGAAAGAATGGCTGTTTGACTTGCGCACCGAGCATCAGCTGGTGGTTGAATATCAAAGGTAA
- the tnpB gene encoding IS66 family insertion sequence element accessory protein TnpB (TnpB, as the term is used for proteins encoded by IS66 family insertion elements, is considered an accessory protein, since TnpC, encoded by a neighboring gene, is a DDE family transposase.): protein MICWHNESVYLHRQPVDFRKSINGLSAIVEQEMAAHAMSGQVFAFCNKNKDKLKVLYWDKTGFALWYKRLEKDKFKWPDKEDDDVITLSAEQWQWLLSGLSVIAHKPLSYGYNV, encoded by the coding sequence TTGATCTGCTGGCACAATGAGTCTGTTTACTTGCACCGCCAGCCAGTAGACTTTCGTAAATCCATCAATGGCCTCTCGGCGATTGTTGAGCAAGAAATGGCAGCACACGCGATGAGCGGTCAGGTGTTTGCGTTTTGCAATAAAAACAAGGACAAGCTGAAGGTGTTATATTGGGATAAAACCGGCTTTGCCTTGTGGTACAAGCGCCTTGAAAAAGACAAGTTTAAATGGCCCGACAAAGAAGACGATGACGTCATTACACTCAGCGCCGAACAATGGCAGTGGTTATTGTCTGGCTTATCGGTCATTGCCCACAAGCCGCTCAGCTATGGTTATAACGTATGA
- the cas6e gene encoding type I-E CRISPR-associated protein Cas6/Cse3/CasE — protein MFLSQIKLLGNAMAREERQKLAVNGCYASHQLLWKLFAGEQKRGFLYCTVNDALDQFMVLSAQEPKNYNEIFAIQTKRFNPVLYQGQKLGYQITLNPTVCKNNRRHDVVMNTQQSLLLSELTKLGVDPQVSKKSRLKSQLLDFADDGVVANWKAELQLSEQIARSDLLEMWLRFKTDLVLRQWWSERLLSLSARAELADCDIFAYQQHQVAKGKNQIRFSTVDIVGQLEVTDPEKFTEALFNGIGRSKAFGCGLMLIKPL, from the coding sequence GTGTTTTTAAGTCAGATAAAGTTGTTGGGTAATGCCATGGCCAGAGAGGAGCGTCAAAAACTCGCTGTGAATGGTTGCTACGCCAGCCACCAGTTACTCTGGAAGCTGTTTGCCGGTGAGCAAAAACGCGGTTTTTTATATTGTACCGTCAATGACGCGCTCGATCAGTTTATGGTGCTCTCGGCACAGGAGCCGAAAAACTATAATGAGATATTTGCTATCCAAACCAAGCGATTCAACCCTGTATTATATCAGGGACAAAAGCTCGGCTATCAAATTACACTTAATCCGACGGTGTGTAAAAACAACCGTCGCCACGATGTGGTGATGAACACACAGCAAAGTTTATTGCTAAGCGAGCTTACAAAGTTGGGGGTAGATCCTCAAGTGAGCAAAAAATCTCGGCTTAAAAGCCAATTGTTGGATTTTGCTGATGATGGTGTTGTCGCTAATTGGAAAGCGGAATTGCAACTTTCTGAGCAAATAGCACGCAGCGATCTACTTGAAATGTGGTTAAGGTTTAAAACTGATTTAGTGTTGCGCCAGTGGTGGAGTGAGCGGTTGTTGAGCCTGAGTGCCAGAGCTGAGTTAGCTGATTGCGATATTTTTGCTTATCAGCAACACCAGGTTGCAAAAGGGAAAAACCAGATCCGCTTTTCTACTGTCGATATAGTCGGTCAGCTTGAGGTGACAGACCCCGAAAAGTTTACTGAGGCATTATTCAACGGCATCGGCCGCTCCAAAGCTTTTGGCTGCGGGCTGATGTTGATTAAACCTTTGTAA
- the tnpC gene encoding IS66 family transposase yields MNKLPDDPQQLKQIIAQLQARNNYLEEQFRLAQQKRFGASSESHPAQADLFNEAETLVEEAPEQDVETIEYQRKKPTRQPLPKDLPRERVVHDIDNKQCDCCGGELHKMGEDVSEKLEFIPAQVKVIEHVRPKYSCRHCEKTQTRVEIKQAPVPPSPVPKGIATASLLSQIITSKYQYGLPLYRQESLFKQYGIALSRQTMADWVIRCASLFKPLYDRLHEVLLQQPVLHGDETTVKVVKEDKQTGYMWLYCSGTDSPVAEESIPNIALFDYQNSRAGRCPVAFLQGYNGYLQVDGYAGYEQTQATLVGCWAHARRKFKEAADAQAKGKTGKANWALNHIQKLYRVETANKTASAEERQAARVQQSAPLLAQFKTWLDKSAQTVVPKSKLGEAVHYTLRQWPKLIHYLDDGHLKIDNNRAERAIKPFVIGRKNWLFSFTTSGAESSAILYSVIETARANGHTPFDYVMHCLNELAQPQYDIDSLLPWHVSL; encoded by the coding sequence ATGAATAAACTGCCTGATGATCCTCAGCAGTTGAAGCAGATCATTGCTCAGCTTCAGGCGCGTAATAACTACCTCGAAGAACAATTCAGACTGGCCCAGCAAAAACGCTTCGGGGCCAGCAGTGAGTCGCACCCTGCACAAGCTGACTTGTTCAATGAAGCCGAAACGCTGGTTGAAGAAGCACCTGAGCAAGACGTGGAAACCATCGAATATCAGCGCAAAAAGCCGACACGTCAGCCACTGCCAAAAGATCTGCCCCGCGAACGTGTTGTGCATGACATCGACAACAAACAATGTGACTGCTGTGGCGGTGAGCTGCACAAAATGGGCGAGGATGTGAGCGAAAAGCTGGAGTTTATCCCGGCCCAGGTCAAAGTCATCGAACATGTCAGACCAAAATACAGCTGCCGGCACTGTGAAAAAACACAAACCCGGGTTGAGATAAAACAAGCCCCAGTCCCACCGAGCCCGGTCCCGAAAGGTATTGCCACGGCCAGTTTGCTGAGCCAGATCATCACCAGTAAATATCAGTATGGCTTACCGCTGTATCGGCAGGAAAGCCTGTTCAAACAATATGGTATCGCACTGAGCAGGCAAACCATGGCGGATTGGGTGATCCGCTGCGCCAGTTTATTCAAGCCGCTCTATGACAGGCTGCACGAAGTGTTGCTACAGCAACCGGTACTGCACGGCGATGAAACCACGGTTAAGGTGGTGAAAGAAGACAAACAGACCGGTTACATGTGGCTGTATTGCAGCGGCACGGACTCGCCTGTGGCAGAGGAAAGCATCCCCAATATTGCCCTGTTCGACTATCAGAATAGTCGTGCGGGTCGCTGTCCTGTGGCATTTTTACAGGGCTACAACGGCTATCTGCAAGTTGACGGCTATGCAGGCTATGAGCAAACGCAGGCGACACTGGTTGGTTGCTGGGCGCACGCAAGACGCAAGTTCAAAGAAGCCGCAGATGCGCAGGCCAAGGGTAAAACTGGTAAAGCGAACTGGGCGCTCAACCATATTCAAAAGTTATATCGAGTTGAGACTGCAAACAAAACAGCAAGCGCAGAGGAGCGGCAGGCTGCACGGGTACAACAAAGCGCACCGCTGCTGGCCCAGTTTAAAACCTGGTTAGATAAATCAGCACAAACGGTGGTACCAAAATCGAAGCTGGGCGAGGCCGTCCACTATACGCTAAGGCAGTGGCCGAAACTCATTCACTACCTCGATGACGGACATCTAAAGATAGACAACAACCGGGCAGAGCGCGCTATCAAACCGTTCGTCATAGGGCGAAAGAACTGGCTGTTTAGCTTCACCACAAGTGGCGCTGAGAGTAGCGCAATCCTCTACAGCGTGATCGAAACAGCCAGAGCAAACGGCCACACCCCATTCGATTATGTGATGCATTGCTTAAACGAATTAGCCCAGCCACAGTACGATATCGACAGTTTACTGCCCTGGCATGTTAGCCTCTAG
- the cas1e gene encoding type I-E CRISPR-associated endonuclease Cas1e has protein sequence MAFLPLKPIPIKDRNSMIFIGMGRIDVRDGAFVVIDEVNGERMLIPVGSVVCIMLEPGTRVSHAAVKLAATTGTLLIWVGEAGVRLYSAGQPGGARSDKLLYQAKLALDENLRLKVVRKMFELRFGEPAPERRSVDQLRGIEGTRVRKTYELLAKQYQVSWQGRRYDPKDWAKGDVINQCISAATSCLYGVTEAAVLAAGYAPAIGFLHTGKPLSFVYDIADIIKFDTVVPVAFKIAKRRPQSPDREVRIACREAFRKDKVLPRLIPLIEEVLAAGEVTPPEPYADAQPPAIPEPESIGDEGHRSGGSL, from the coding sequence ATGGCATTTCTTCCTTTAAAACCTATTCCAATTAAAGATCGTAACTCCATGATTTTTATTGGTATGGGGCGTATTGATGTGCGCGACGGTGCATTTGTTGTGATTGATGAAGTAAACGGCGAGCGGATGCTTATTCCGGTGGGTTCTGTGGTGTGCATTATGCTGGAACCGGGTACTCGGGTGAGTCATGCGGCGGTGAAGTTGGCAGCGACCACGGGCACGTTGCTTATTTGGGTGGGAGAAGCGGGAGTCAGGCTCTACTCTGCGGGTCAGCCCGGCGGTGCGCGCTCCGATAAATTGCTCTATCAGGCCAAGCTGGCGTTGGATGAAAACCTGCGACTTAAAGTCGTACGCAAAATGTTTGAGCTACGCTTTGGCGAACCGGCACCGGAGCGACGCTCGGTTGACCAGCTTCGGGGCATTGAAGGCACGCGCGTGCGCAAAACCTATGAGCTGCTTGCCAAACAGTATCAGGTGAGCTGGCAGGGACGACGCTACGACCCTAAGGATTGGGCAAAGGGCGATGTGATCAATCAATGTATCAGCGCCGCTACGTCTTGCTTGTATGGCGTCACCGAAGCAGCAGTGCTGGCCGCTGGCTATGCGCCTGCCATTGGCTTTTTGCATACAGGCAAGCCATTGTCGTTTGTGTATGATATTGCTGACATTATAAAATTCGATACCGTGGTGCCTGTGGCGTTTAAAATTGCCAAACGGCGGCCACAATCCCCCGATCGTGAAGTACGCATCGCCTGTCGCGAAGCGTTCCGTAAAGACAAGGTATTACCACGCCTTATCCCGCTGATTGAAGAAGTATTAGCCGCCGGAGAGGTAACACCGCCCGAGCCCTATGCTGACGCACAACCGCCTGCTATTCCTGAGCCTGAATCCATAGGCGACGAGGGCCATCGCAGCGGAGGGTCACTATGA
- the tnpA gene encoding IS66 family insertion sequence element accessory protein TnpA — MPKHKTAEQWLQLIEQQELSGLSVTDFCTQHNLSTKSFYNRRSKLRTKKPPESSFIAAKPAASESVSLPELLQLKHGQNTVLLPSNTDALWLAALLRALS; from the coding sequence ATGCCTAAACACAAAACCGCAGAGCAATGGCTGCAACTTATCGAACAACAGGAACTCAGTGGTTTGTCTGTCACTGACTTCTGCACGCAGCACAACCTTAGTACCAAGTCTTTTTATAATCGCCGAAGTAAACTTCGCACTAAAAAACCACCTGAGTCATCTTTTATTGCCGCTAAGCCTGCTGCATCTGAGTCCGTTTCTCTGCCTGAGTTGTTACAGCTCAAGCATGGTCAGAATACGGTGTTGTTGCCATCAAACACAGATGCTCTGTGGTTGGCTGCACTGCTCAGGGCGCTGTCTTGA